A section of the Pseudomonas fluorescens genome encodes:
- a CDS encoding SCO family protein: MTRTQKTVFILVALVALIMGLTVNKVLSGKGQGDPTALIDAGIILLPQSRQLPPVTMTNQDGQPVLVNELKGKWSVLFFGYTFCPDICPTTLAQLRQIKGELPKDVVDKLQVILVSVDPHRDTPTQLKQYLGYFDPQFSGLTGANVGDVQKVSNAVSIPFIPADTSKPNYTVDHSGNLALIGPDGTQRGFIRAPLNNQKLVAQLPGLLQRN; the protein is encoded by the coding sequence ATGACTCGAACTCAAAAAACTGTCTTTATCCTGGTGGCCCTGGTGGCGTTGATCATGGGCCTGACCGTCAACAAAGTACTGTCCGGCAAGGGTCAGGGTGACCCAACGGCGTTGATCGACGCGGGCATTATCCTGTTGCCGCAAAGCCGCCAGTTGCCGCCTGTGACCATGACCAACCAGGATGGCCAGCCGGTGCTGGTCAATGAATTGAAGGGCAAGTGGAGCGTGTTGTTCTTTGGCTACACCTTCTGCCCGGACATCTGCCCGACCACTCTCGCCCAACTGCGGCAGATCAAGGGCGAGCTGCCCAAGGATGTGGTGGATAAGCTGCAGGTGATCCTGGTCAGCGTTGACCCGCACCGCGATACCCCGACGCAGCTCAAGCAATACCTGGGCTACTTCGATCCGCAGTTTTCAGGGTTGACCGGGGCGAATGTGGGCGACGTGCAGAAGGTGTCGAATGCCGTGAGCATTCCGTTCATCCCGGCCGATACCAGCAAGCCGAACTATACCGTCGACCATAGCGGCAACCTGGCGCTGATTGGCCCGGATGGTACCCAGCGCGGGTTTATCCGTGCGCCGTTGAACAACCAGAAGCTGGTGGCGCAGTTGCCGGGGTTGTTGCAGCGTAACTGA
- a CDS encoding cytochrome c oxidase subunit 3, with amino-acid sequence MSIHDTYYVPAQSKWPIIATFGLLITVYGLGVWFNDLKAARPESHGPLIFFVGSLLLAYMMFGWFGAVIKESRAGLYSAQMDRSFRWGMTWFIFSEVMFFIAFFGALFYVRHMSAPWLAGEGSKGIAHMLWPNFEFAWPLLNNPDPKLFPAPEGTISPWGLPLVNTLLLVSSSVTITIAHHALRKGHRGALKIWLAITVLLGLAFLGFQAEEYIHAYKELGLTLGSGVYGATFFMLTGFHGAHVTIGTIILFVMLMRILKGHFNAEHQFGFEAASWYWHFVDVVWIGLFFFVYVL; translated from the coding sequence ATGTCGATTCATGATACGTACTACGTACCGGCGCAAAGCAAATGGCCAATAATTGCCACGTTTGGGCTGTTGATCACCGTGTATGGCCTGGGTGTGTGGTTCAACGATCTCAAGGCGGCACGCCCGGAATCCCACGGCCCGCTGATCTTTTTCGTCGGCAGCCTGTTGCTGGCCTACATGATGTTTGGCTGGTTTGGCGCGGTGATCAAGGAAAGTCGCGCCGGGTTGTACAGCGCACAGATGGACCGCTCGTTCCGCTGGGGCATGACGTGGTTCATCTTTTCCGAGGTGATGTTTTTTATCGCGTTCTTTGGTGCGCTGTTTTATGTGCGGCATATGTCGGCGCCGTGGCTGGCCGGTGAAGGCTCCAAGGGCATTGCCCATATGCTGTGGCCCAATTTCGAGTTCGCCTGGCCGCTGCTCAACAACCCGGACCCCAAGCTGTTCCCTGCGCCGGAAGGCACCATCAGCCCGTGGGGCTTGCCGTTGGTCAACACCCTCTTGCTGGTGAGTTCCAGTGTGACCATCACCATCGCCCACCACGCCTTGCGCAAGGGCCATCGCGGCGCGCTGAAAATCTGGCTGGCGATCACCGTGTTGCTGGGGCTGGCGTTCCTGGGGTTCCAGGCCGAGGAATACATCCACGCCTACAAAGAGCTGGGCCTGACGCTGGGGTCTGGGGTGTATGGCGCGACCTTCTTCATGCTGACTGGCTTTCACGGCGCCCACGTGACTATCGGCACGATCATTTTGTTCGTGATGCTGATGCGCATCCTCAAGGGGCATTTCAATGCCGAGCATCAGTTCGGTTTCGAAGCGGCCAGTTGGTATTGGCACTTTGTGGATGTGGTGTGGATCGGTTTGTTTTTCTTCGTCTACGTGCTGTAG
- a CDS encoding cytochrome c oxidase assembly protein, whose translation MADSVPLKRLVTRLLILVLAMFAFGFALVPIYDVMCKAFGINGKTAGQYEGSQVVDPSRQVRVQFLSTNAIDMVWEFHSKADEIVVNPGAVNEMVFVAFNPSDKPMTAQAIPSISPAEAAMYFHKTECFCFTQQVLQPGERIEMPVRFIVDRDMPKDVKHLTLAYTLFDITARQPPVAVHTGG comes from the coding sequence ATGGCTGATTCCGTACCCCTCAAGCGCCTGGTCACGCGCCTGTTGATCCTGGTCCTGGCGATGTTTGCCTTCGGCTTTGCCCTGGTGCCGATCTACGACGTGATGTGCAAGGCCTTCGGCATCAACGGCAAGACCGCCGGGCAGTACGAAGGCTCGCAGGTGGTGGATCCGTCGCGCCAGGTAAGGGTGCAGTTTCTGTCGACCAATGCCATCGATATGGTCTGGGAATTCCACTCCAAGGCCGACGAAATTGTGGTCAACCCCGGGGCGGTCAACGAGATGGTGTTCGTCGCCTTCAACCCCAGCGACAAGCCGATGACCGCCCAGGCTATCCCGAGCATTTCCCCGGCCGAAGCGGCGATGTATTTCCACAAGACCGAGTGTTTTTGCTTCACCCAGCAAGTGCTGCAACCGGGGGAACGCATTGAGATGCCAGTGCGCTTCATTGTCGATCGCGACATGCCCAAGGATGTGAAGCATTTGACCCTGGCGTACACGCTGTTCGATATCACTGCGCGCCAACCGCCCGTGGCTGTCCATACCGGCGGCTAG
- the ctaD gene encoding cytochrome c oxidase subunit I — MSTVIDDHGHAADHAHGPAKGLMRWVLTTNHKDIGTMYLWFSFAMFLLGGSFAMVIRAELFQPGLQIVEPAFFNQMTTMHGLIMVFGAVMPAFVGLANWMIPLMIGAPDMALPRMNNFSFWLLPAAFLLLVSTLFTPGGGPNFGWTFYAPLSTTYAPESVTFFIFAIHLMGISSIMGAINVVATILNLRAPGMTLMKMPLFVWTWLITAFLLIAVMPVLAGCVTMMLMDIHFGTSFFSAAGGGDPVLFQHVFWFFGHPEVYIMILPAFGAVSSIIPTFSRKPLFGYTSMVYATASIAFLSFIVWAHHMFVVGIPLVGELFFMYATLLIAVPTGVKVFNWVSTMWQGSLTFETPMLFAVAFVILFTIGGFSGLMLAIAPADFQYHDTYFVVAHFHYVLVPGAIFGIFASAYYWLPKWTGHMYDETLGKLHFWLSFVGMNMAFFPMHFVGLAGMPRRVPDYNLQFADFNMVSSIGAFMFGATQIFFLFIVIKCIRGGKPAPAKPWDGAEGLEWSIPSPAPYHTFTTPPEVK, encoded by the coding sequence ATGAGCACTGTGATCGATGACCACGGTCATGCCGCTGACCACGCCCACGGTCCCGCCAAGGGGCTGATGCGCTGGGTGCTGACCACCAACCACAAAGATATCGGGACCATGTACCTGTGGTTCAGCTTCGCCATGTTCTTGTTGGGTGGTTCGTTCGCCATGGTGATCCGTGCCGAACTATTCCAGCCAGGCCTGCAGATCGTCGAGCCTGCGTTCTTCAACCAGATGACCACCATGCATGGCCTGATCATGGTGTTTGGCGCGGTGATGCCGGCGTTTGTCGGGCTGGCCAACTGGATGATCCCGCTGATGATCGGCGCGCCGGACATGGCCCTGCCTCGCATGAACAACTTCAGCTTCTGGTTGCTGCCAGCGGCGTTCCTGCTGCTGGTTTCGACCTTGTTCACCCCGGGCGGCGGGCCGAATTTCGGCTGGACCTTCTACGCCCCGCTCTCCACGACCTATGCGCCGGAAAGCGTGACGTTCTTTATCTTCGCCATCCACTTGATGGGTATCAGCTCGATCATGGGGGCGATCAACGTGGTCGCCACCATCCTCAACCTGCGCGCACCGGGCATGACCCTGATGAAGATGCCGCTGTTCGTCTGGACCTGGCTGATCACGGCTTTCCTGTTGATCGCGGTGATGCCGGTGCTGGCCGGTTGCGTGACCATGATGCTGATGGATATTCACTTCGGCACCAGCTTCTTCAGCGCTGCTGGCGGCGGTGATCCGGTGTTGTTCCAGCATGTGTTCTGGTTCTTCGGCCATCCTGAGGTGTACATCATGATCCTGCCGGCGTTTGGTGCCGTCAGCTCGATCATCCCGACCTTTTCGCGCAAGCCGCTGTTTGGCTACACCTCCATGGTCTACGCCACGGCGAGTATCGCGTTCCTGTCGTTTATCGTGTGGGCGCACCACATGTTCGTGGTCGGTATTCCGTTGGTGGGCGAGTTGTTCTTCATGTACGCCACCCTGCTGATCGCCGTGCCCACAGGGGTCAAGGTGTTCAACTGGGTCAGCACCATGTGGCAAGGTTCACTGACGTTCGAGACGCCCATGCTGTTTGCCGTGGCTTTTGTGATCCTGTTCACCATCGGTGGCTTTTCCGGGCTGATGCTGGCCATCGCCCCGGCGGACTTCCAGTACCACGACACTTATTTTGTGGTGGCGCATTTCCATTACGTACTGGTGCCTGGTGCGATTTTCGGGATCTTCGCCTCGGCCTACTACTGGCTGCCGAAGTGGACCGGCCATATGTACGACGAAACCCTGGGCAAGCTGCACTTCTGGCTCTCGTTCGTGGGGATGAACATGGCGTTCTTTCCCATGCACTTCGTGGGGCTGGCCGGTATGCCACGGCGGGTGCCGGACTACAACCTGCAGTTCGCCGACTTCAACATGGTGTCGTCGATTGGCGCCTTTATGTTCGGCGCCACGCAGATTTTCTTCCTGTTTATCGTGATCAAGTGCATCCGTGGCGGTAAGCCGGCGCCGGCCAAGCCGTGGGATGGCGCCGAAGGGCTGGAGTGGAGCATTCCTTCACCTGCGCCCTACCACACCTTCACCACGCCGCCGGAGGTCAAATGA
- a CDS encoding COX15/CtaA family protein, giving the protein MAKPGFRLALFATLLALVVVLLGAYTRLTHAGLGCPDWPGCYGFISVPKSEAQLAHAELHFPDTPVEADKGWNEMIHRYAAGTLGLLIALLATRAWTHRRHPGQPLKLPLFLLVVVFAQAAFGMWTVTLKLWPQVVTGHLLGGFATLSLLFLLTLRLSGVLPALIVPRRLQYWATAGLVLVIGQIALGGWVSSNYAAVACIDLPTCHGEWWPAADFANGFHLTQHIGPNYLGGQLDSDARTAIHLTHRLGALVVTVALLGLAWQLKAVGMTRLAGLLLVALAVQIGLGLSNVYFHLPLPVAVAHNAGGAALLLTLVLVNYHARTSLVRVRHQVPFGWRFSPRKQVSGLITLKGEMPWRP; this is encoded by the coding sequence ATGGCCAAGCCTGGATTTCGCCTCGCGCTGTTTGCCACCTTGCTGGCGCTGGTTGTAGTGCTACTGGGCGCCTACACCCGCCTGACCCATGCCGGCCTCGGTTGCCCGGACTGGCCGGGCTGCTACGGCTTTATCAGCGTGCCGAAAAGCGAGGCCCAACTGGCCCATGCCGAGTTGCACTTCCCCGACACGCCGGTGGAGGCCGATAAGGGCTGGAACGAGATGATCCATCGTTATGCCGCGGGCACCCTGGGGCTGCTGATCGCGTTGCTGGCCACCCGCGCCTGGACCCATCGCCGGCATCCAGGGCAACCCTTGAAGCTGCCGCTGTTTCTACTGGTGGTGGTCTTCGCCCAGGCGGCCTTTGGCATGTGGACGGTGACCCTCAAACTGTGGCCGCAGGTGGTCACCGGGCATTTGCTGGGTGGTTTTGCGACCTTGAGCCTGCTGTTTTTGCTGACCTTGCGTTTGTCCGGGGTGTTGCCGGCGCTGATCGTGCCCCGGCGCCTGCAGTATTGGGCCACGGCCGGGCTGGTGCTGGTGATCGGGCAAATCGCCCTGGGCGGCTGGGTCAGTTCCAACTATGCGGCGGTGGCCTGTATCGACTTGCCGACCTGCCACGGCGAGTGGTGGCCGGCGGCGGATTTTGCCAATGGCTTCCACCTGACCCAGCATATCGGCCCCAACTACCTGGGCGGGCAGCTGGACAGTGATGCGCGCACGGCGATTCACCTGACCCATCGCCTGGGGGCGCTGGTGGTGACCGTGGCGCTGCTCGGCCTGGCCTGGCAGCTCAAGGCGGTGGGCATGACCCGCCTGGCGGGCCTGCTGCTGGTGGCCCTGGCTGTGCAGATCGGCCTGGGCCTGAGCAATGTGTATTTTCATTTGCCGCTGCCGGTGGCGGTCGCCCATAACGCCGGCGGTGCAGCGCTGTTGCTGACCCTGGTGCTGGTCAATTACCACGCCCGTACCAGCCTGGTGCGGGTCCGTCATCAGGTGCCGTTCGGCTGGCGCTTCAGCCCGCGCAAACAGGTTTCAGGCCTGATCACCCTTAAAGGAGAGATGCCATGGCGACCTTGA
- the coxB gene encoding cytochrome c oxidase subunit II produces MTRHPHVWMGLLLWSVFSQAQAAWTVNMAPGATEVSHAVFDLHMTIFWICVVIGIIVFGAMFWSMIVHRRSTGQVAAKFHESTTVEILWTVVPLLILVAMAIPATKTLINIYDSSESDIDIQVTGYQWKWHYKYLGQDVEFFSNLATPAEQIHNQVTKSEHYLLEVDQPLVLPVGAKVRFLVTAADVIHSWWVPAFAVKRDAIPGFVNEAWTRVEKPGIYRGQCAELCGKDHGFMPIVVEVKSKADYETWLGERKEEAAKLKELTSKEWTLEELVARGDKVYHTTCVACHQAEGQGLPPMFPALKGSKIATGPAADHLSIVYHGKPGTAMAAFGKQLSEVDIAAVVTYERNAWGNNKGDMVTPKDVLAIKQAESK; encoded by the coding sequence ATGACGCGACATCCACATGTTTGGATGGGCTTACTCTTGTGGTCAGTATTCAGCCAGGCGCAAGCCGCCTGGACGGTGAATATGGCACCAGGGGCCACTGAAGTCAGTCACGCCGTGTTCGACCTGCACATGACCATCTTCTGGATCTGTGTGGTGATCGGCATCATCGTGTTTGGCGCCATGTTCTGGTCGATGATTGTGCATCGGCGCTCCACAGGCCAGGTGGCGGCCAAGTTCCATGAAAGTACGACGGTCGAGATTCTCTGGACCGTAGTGCCCTTGCTGATCCTCGTCGCCATGGCCATCCCGGCGACCAAGACCCTGATCAACATCTACGACAGCAGTGAGTCGGATATCGATATCCAGGTCACCGGCTATCAGTGGAAGTGGCACTACAAGTACCTGGGCCAGGACGTCGAGTTCTTCAGCAACCTGGCCACTCCCGCCGAACAGATCCACAACCAGGTCACCAAGAGCGAACACTACCTGCTGGAAGTCGATCAGCCGCTGGTGCTGCCGGTGGGCGCCAAGGTGCGCTTTCTGGTGACCGCCGCCGACGTGATTCACTCCTGGTGGGTGCCGGCGTTTGCGGTCAAGCGTGATGCCATCCCCGGCTTCGTCAATGAGGCCTGGACCCGGGTCGAGAAGCCCGGCATCTACCGTGGGCAGTGCGCAGAATTGTGCGGCAAGGACCACGGTTTCATGCCCATTGTGGTCGAGGTCAAGTCCAAGGCCGACTACGAAACCTGGCTGGGCGAGCGCAAGGAGGAGGCGGCCAAGCTCAAAGAGCTGACGTCCAAGGAGTGGACGCTCGAAGAGCTGGTGGCCCGTGGTGACAAGGTCTACCACACCACCTGCGTGGCCTGTCACCAGGCCGAAGGTCAGGGCCTGCCGCCGATGTTCCCGGCGCTCAAGGGCTCGAAAATCGCCACCGGGCCTGCGGCAGACCACCTGAGCATCGTCTACCACGGCAAGCCCGGTACAGCGATGGCGGCCTTCGGCAAGCAACTGTCTGAAGTCGATATTGCGGCGGTCGTAACCTACGAGCGCAACGCCTGGGGCAACAACAAAGGCGACATGGTCACGCCTAAAGACGTGCTGGCCATCAAACAGGCGGAAAGCAAATGA
- a CDS encoding twin transmembrane helix small protein, producing MLKATIALMLIATVVSLFSGLFFLVKDEGHSNRLVTALTVRVVLAVITLALITWGFFSGQLVSHAPW from the coding sequence ATGCTCAAAGCCACCATTGCCCTGATGCTGATCGCTACCGTTGTGAGCCTGTTCAGTGGCTTGTTCTTTCTGGTCAAGGACGAGGGCCACTCCAACCGCCTCGTCACCGCCTTGACCGTGCGCGTGGTGCTGGCCGTGATCACCCTGGCGCTGATCACCTGGGGGTTCTTCAGCGGCCAACTGGTATCCCACGCCCCCTGGTAA
- a CDS encoding MetQ/NlpA family ABC transporter substrate-binding protein, which translates to MKKLLVAFAAVAAFSAHAAETLTVAATPVPHAEILEFVKPALAAQGVDLKVKVFTDYVQPNVQVAEKRLDANFFQHQPYLEEFNKAKGTHLVSVAGVHLEPLGAYSSKLKKLDELKSGSTVVIPNDATNGGRALLLLDKAGVIKLKDSTNILSTVKDITENPKNLKFRELEAATIPRVLTQVDLALINTNYALEAKLDPSKDALVIEGSDSPYVNILVTREDNKNSDAVQKLVKALHTPEVKKFIQEKYKGAILPAF; encoded by the coding sequence CGCGGTTGCCGCGTTTTCCGCCCACGCCGCCGAGACCCTGACAGTGGCCGCCACGCCGGTGCCCCACGCGGAAATCCTTGAGTTCGTGAAACCGGCCCTGGCCGCGCAAGGCGTAGACCTGAAGGTCAAGGTGTTCACCGACTACGTGCAGCCGAACGTACAAGTGGCCGAGAAGCGCCTGGACGCCAACTTCTTCCAGCACCAGCCGTACCTTGAGGAGTTCAACAAGGCCAAGGGCACCCACCTGGTCAGCGTTGCCGGCGTGCACCTGGAGCCACTGGGCGCGTACTCCAGCAAGCTGAAGAAACTCGACGAACTGAAAAGCGGCAGCACCGTAGTGATTCCAAACGATGCCACCAACGGCGGTCGTGCACTGCTGCTGCTGGATAAAGCGGGCGTGATCAAACTGAAGGACTCGACCAACATCCTGTCGACCGTCAAAGACATCACCGAGAACCCAAAAAACCTGAAGTTCCGCGAACTGGAAGCCGCCACCATCCCGCGCGTGCTGACCCAGGTCGACCTGGCGCTGATCAACACCAACTACGCCCTGGAAGCCAAGCTGGATCCCTCCAAGGATGCTCTGGTGATCGAAGGCAGCGACTCGCCTTACGTCAACATCCTGGTGACCCGCGAGGACAATAAGAATTCGGACGCGGTACAGAAGCTGGTCAAAGCCCTGCACACGCCAGAAGTGAAGAAATTCATCCAAGAGAAGTACAAAGGCGCGATCCTGCCGGCGTTCTGA
- a CDS encoding SURF1 family protein — translation MKRFRPGIAPTLVVLVLLPLMVLLGFWQLSRGQEKQALLQNYAERRAAAPISVEQLGAMADPAFRRVQLRGQFDATHSVLLDNRMRDGKAGVELLQPFHDQASGQWLLLNRGWLAWPDRRTPPAFTTPDQLLNINAWVYVAPGETFQLHADPAAAQWPRLLTALHPQALWAELERRGFAFELRAEAGPATYETQWPVVAMGPEKHLGYAVQWFAMALALLGLYLYLGWHNAREKHHGSGHESTQHV, via the coding sequence ATGAAGCGCTTTCGCCCCGGGATTGCACCGACCCTGGTGGTGCTGGTGCTGCTACCGCTGATGGTGCTCCTGGGTTTTTGGCAATTGTCCCGCGGCCAGGAAAAACAGGCGCTGCTCCAGAATTACGCCGAGCGCCGGGCGGCGGCGCCTATCAGCGTTGAGCAACTGGGCGCGATGGCTGACCCAGCCTTTCGCCGGGTGCAGTTGCGCGGGCAGTTCGACGCCACACACAGCGTGCTGCTGGATAACCGCATGCGCGACGGCAAGGCCGGTGTCGAGTTGCTGCAACCCTTTCATGACCAGGCCAGCGGCCAATGGCTGTTGCTCAATCGCGGCTGGCTGGCGTGGCCGGATCGGCGCACGCCGCCGGCCTTCACGACGCCTGATCAGCTTTTGAATATCAACGCCTGGGTGTATGTCGCGCCGGGCGAGACGTTCCAACTGCATGCCGACCCGGCAGCCGCGCAATGGCCGCGTTTATTGACGGCGTTGCACCCGCAGGCGCTGTGGGCCGAACTGGAGCGCCGCGGGTTTGCCTTCGAGCTGCGGGCCGAAGCGGGCCCGGCAACCTATGAGACCCAGTGGCCGGTGGTCGCCATGGGCCCGGAAAAACACTTGGGGTATGCCGTGCAGTGGTTCGCCATGGCGCTGGCGCTGCTGGGCCTTTACCTCTACCTCGGCTGGCACAACGCAAGGGAGAAGCACCATGGGAGCGGCCATGAATCCACTCAACATGTCTGA
- the cyoE gene encoding heme o synthase — protein MATLIGERHSRAIWRDYLELTKPKVVVLMLITSLVGMFLATRAGVPWAVLVFGNLGIALCAGGAAAVNHVVDRRIDALMARTHKRPLAQGRVSPAAALTFALALAVAGLVLLLAFTNPLAAWLTLASLLGYAVIYTGFLKRATPQNIVIGGLAGAAPPLLGWVAVTGHVSAEPLLLVLIIFAWTPPHFWALAIHRKEEYAKADIPMLPVTHGEHYTKVHILLYTFALLAVSLMPYVIHMSGLLYLGCALLLGARFLQWAWVLYRGSRPHAAINTFKYSIWYLFLLFIALLVDHYLLLNL, from the coding sequence ATGGCGACCTTGATTGGCGAGCGTCACAGCCGGGCCATCTGGCGTGACTACCTGGAACTGACCAAGCCCAAGGTGGTGGTGCTGATGTTGATCACCTCGCTGGTGGGCATGTTTCTCGCCACTCGCGCCGGGGTGCCGTGGGCGGTGCTGGTGTTCGGCAACCTGGGGATTGCCTTGTGTGCCGGTGGCGCGGCGGCGGTCAATCATGTGGTGGATCGACGGATTGATGCGCTGATGGCGCGCACCCATAAACGACCATTGGCGCAGGGTCGGGTTTCGCCGGCCGCAGCGCTGACCTTTGCCCTGGCGCTGGCCGTGGCCGGTCTAGTGTTGCTGCTGGCGTTTACCAACCCTCTGGCGGCCTGGCTCACGCTGGCTTCATTGCTGGGGTATGCGGTGATCTACACCGGTTTTCTCAAGCGAGCGACGCCGCAGAACATCGTGATCGGCGGCCTTGCCGGTGCGGCGCCGCCGCTGCTCGGCTGGGTGGCGGTCACCGGTCATGTGAGTGCCGAACCGTTGCTGCTGGTGCTGATCATCTTTGCCTGGACGCCGCCGCACTTCTGGGCACTGGCCATCCATCGCAAGGAGGAGTACGCCAAGGCCGATATCCCGATGCTGCCGGTCACCCATGGCGAGCACTACACCAAGGTGCATATCCTGCTCTACACCTTCGCGCTGCTGGCGGTGAGCCTGATGCCCTATGTGATCCATATGAGCGGGCTGTTGTACCTGGGCTGTGCGTTGCTTCTGGGCGCGCGCTTTCTGCAATGGGCCTGGGTGTTGTACCGTGGCAGTCGGCCGCACGCGGCGATCAATACCTTCAAGTACTCTATCTGGTACCTGTTCCTGCTATTTATCGCCCTGCTCGTAGACCACTACTTATTGTTGAACCTATGA